From the genome of Deferribacteraceae bacterium V6Fe1:
TGGAATCCGAATTGTCCTCTATCTGTTTCAGGTACTCTTTTACCTCTCGTTTTTCAGAGTCAAGTTTGTATTTTTTCACAGAGAGTAATATTTCCCTGTTTCTCTTGTCAATTTTCAACACAACGACTTTTAACGTATCGCCCACCTTGCAAAACTCTTCAGGAATAACTTTATTCTCATCAAGCTCTTTGGCAGGGATAATGCCAGTCAGCCCTTTCGGCAGCGCTACGACAACATTTTCTTTGTTAACTTCAATGACTTCCACATCTAACACTTTACCTGAAGGTAAAAGCTTCTCAATGTCTTTCCAAGGATTTTTCTCAAGTTGTTTTATACCAAGGGAAATTCTCTCTTTATCTTCGTCAATTTTTAAAATTTTAGCGGTAATTTCATCACCTGCTTTAAATTTTTCATTCAAATCCTGAATATCTTCTGTCCAAGAAATATCAATTTTTTTAATAAGACCGTCAATATGCGCACCGAAATCCACAAAAATACCAAAATCAGTAACACTCTTAATTTTGCCTGTAACGACAGAGCCTTCCGGATGATTATTCTTTAAAGTTATCCAAGGATTCTCTGACAACAATTTGAGTGACATCAAGACTTTTTTGTGATCGTTATCAATTCCGATAACCTTACCCTCGACCATATCCCCTCTTTCAAGCTTTACTGAGGAGTTTTTAATCCAGGAAAGCTCTTCTTCAGGGATAAAACCGTCAACACCCGGCTCAAGCTCTACAACGTAACCTTTCTTCCTTCTGGTTACCACTCTCCCCTTTGCTTCACTGTCCACAGGGTATTTTTCTGCGACTTTATTCCATGGATCTTCTTTTAATTGTTTAAGCCCTAACTCTATTTTTTTATTCTCTTTGTCCACATTCAAAACGACTGTTTCAACCACATCATCTACTTCCAAATATTTAGAAGGGTGCTTAACTTTCCCCCAATCGATATTGTCTCTATGAAGAAAACCATCTACAGCACCAATGTTTATAAATACACCATACTCTTTGATTGTTTTTACCTTACCCTTAACTTTGTCTCCCTCTTTAATGGAATCAAACAACTCGTTCTTTTCCATTTCAGCAGCTTCAACAATATAAAGTTTGTGAGAAGCCAATATACTTTTGCTCTTTCTATCTACCTTTAAAATTTTGCAATTTAAAACTTTGCCGATATAACTTTTACTGTCTTTAATTTTATTCCTGACATCAATATGATTGGAAGGGATAAATACCGAAACTTCACCTACTTTTCCTGTAAACCCTTTGTCATTGAAGTTTTCAATCTTAACGGCGACAGGCTTATTTTTTTCAAACTTTTCAAGAATCTCATCAAAATCTCTCTGCTGATTCAATACTTTTCTTGAAAGTCTGACATAACCACCACCACCCTGGACACCTTCGACCAATGCCTCTATCTCATCGCCAACCTTGACCGTAAGTTCACCATTGTTTTCAAGTTCGCTTTTATCTATTACACCTTCTGATTTATATCCAATATTTACCAATATATCTGTTCCATTTATTGCAACCACCGACCCTTTTACAATACTCCCCTTAGACGGCGGATTGAGAGAATCCTCAAGCATAGACTCAAAGTCCTCAAATTTCATTTCATTGTTCATCCCATTGTTATCCTGCATGTTCAACCTCTTTTAAAAATTCTATAACCTCATCTATCAAAAATTTAGGAGTGCTTGCTCCAGCGGTTATGCCAATGTTTTCTACCCCTATAAGGTCGGATTTGTCAATCTCGTCCTTTGTCTCAATATGAAACACCTTGGGGCATATCTCTTTGCAAATTTCATAAAGTCTCGTGGTATTTCCACTATTTTTACCACCGATTACATACATTATATCTGAAATTAAAGCAACCTTTTTTGCAGCTTCCTGTCTCTGGTCAGTGGCATTGCATATCGTATTGACTATTTTCAGTTCATTACATTTCGATTTTAAGGCATTAACTACCACATCAAAATTGGCTTTATTCTGAGTAGTCTGCGCCACCACTCCAATTTTATCATGAAATTCAACATATTTTTCTACTTCCTCACTACTTTCCACCACTACAAACCCATTATTTGCATAGCTCACTATCCCTTTTACTTCCGGGTGGTCTTTTTCACCGAAAACAACCAAAAAGTAGCCGCTACTGCTGAGTATTGAGGCCTGTCTCTGAGCCCTTGTCACAAATGGACATGTCGCATCCACAACACTTATTTTATTGTCTTTTAATTTATCCATATGTTGTTTGGGAATACCGTGAGAGCGGATTACCACAACATCATCCTTTTCAACATCCTCAACACTTTTTTTAACATTTACGCCCTTTTCTTCAAGCTTTTTAACTAATTGAGGATTATGAATAATAGGCCCGAGTGTATATACTCGCCCCCCTTTGTCAGATGTCTCCTCCACTATCTTTATCGCCCTTTCTACTCCAAAGCAAAAGCCGGAATAATCAGCTACTATAATGTTCATTAAGCCAACACTCTCTCTAATATTTTATTTACGACTTCATCAATAGTCATACTGCTTGTATCTATTAAAATTGCATCATCTGCCTTTTTAAGCGGTGCCACTTCTCTATTCATATCTTCAAAATCCCTTTTTATTACACTCTGTAAAATCTCCTCAAAATTCACATCGATACCTTTAGCCGTTAACTCTTCAAATCGTCTTTTTGCCCTCTCGTTTGCATTGGCATCAAGATAAAATTTATATTCGGCATCAGGAATTACCACTGTGCCTATATCTCGCCCATCCATTATCACATCACTTTTCGAAGCAATTTCCTGCTGTTTTTTGGTTAAAATTTCCCTTACTTCCGTTATCTTTGAAGTCTCAGATACCTTTGCTGTAACCTCAGCACTCCGTATCTCATCAGTAACATCAAGCTCATGTAAATTAATCTTTAGGATTACCCTTTGACGTTCTCCGTCCTTTTTGAAAGATATATCACAATCTTTAAGTTTATCTACAAGTGCAGCCCCAATTAAACCGTATTTTACACTTAAATAAGCACAAGCCCTATACATTGCACCGGTATCGATGTAAATCAAGTTTAACTTTTCCGCTATAATTTTTGAAATGGTGCTTTTGCCGCTTCCGGCAGGTCCATCAACAGCAATTCTCAAGGGCATTTATCTCGCTCACACAAATTTCGTTAATAGTAATAACAACTTTTAAAATAGCTGCTATTTTATACTCAGGCTATCCACCTTGCTGATAAAATCTGGGAAGGATACATCAATTGCATCTATTTCGTCAATACTAAGTTGCCCAAATCTTTTTGACAAAAGGATATTTATCATAGCAATTCTATGGTCATCAAAGGATTTCAAGTTGGCCTTTTTATTTATTTCTTTCAAAGGATAAACTTTTAAGCCGTCATCAAACTCCTCTACTTCAGCCCCGATTTCCCTTAAATTATAAACCATTGCTTTTATTCTATCAGACTCCTTTACTCTCAGCTCTTCAGCCCCCCTAATTTCGACAGGGCTTTTAGCAAACAGACCTAAAGCGGAAATCATAGGAATTTCATCTATAATGTTGGCTACTATATCCCCTTCTATCTTTATCCCTTCATACTCTTGGTGTTGTATAAAAATATCGCCGAAAGGGTCACCTAAATGAGATTTTACAATAACTTCAAATTTAACCCCCATCCCTTTTAAAACATCAAGCATTCCACTTCTTGTAGGATTAAGACCAACATTTTTAATTAAAACTTCTGCGCCTTCATACATTAATGCAGCTCCAAGAAAAAAAGCCGCTGATGAAAAATCCCCCGGCACACTTATTGTACAAGGCTCTAACCTCTTTACAGGGTCTATTTCAATCCTCAATCCGTCAATTTTCAAGTCAACGCCATAAGATTTGAGCATAAGTTCGGTATGATTTCTCGTAACAGCCTGCTCTGTGTAAATAGTTTTGGAATCAGCCTGAAGTGCGGCTAAAATAATAGCACTTTTTACCTGAGCACTTTTTACCTTACCAACAATATCGTCACCTTTCAGTTTACTGGGGATAATCGTAAGAGGGAGAAATCTGTTATTTTCTCTTGCTACAATATATGCGCCGAGCTTACTAAGCGGCTCAATTACTCTGCCCATCGGCCTTTTCTTAAGAGAATTGTCTCCGGTAAGAACAAAGTATTTATTTTGGCCGGCAAAAAGTCCGGTTAAAAGCCGAGCAGTCGTGCCTGAGTTTTCGCAATTTATTATATCATTTGGCTCGATGAAGTTTCTACACCCTTCAGATTCTATAATAAAGCCATTATCTATTTCAATAAATTTTGCTCCAACCGCCTGCATTGCCGCTTTTGTGGCAAGTGTATCCCTTGACATAAGCGGATTCAACACTTTACTTTTCCCTTCTGCCATGGCCGACAAGATAAACGCTCTATGAGATATGGACTTATCAGAAGGAACAAATATTTCGCCTTTTAACGTTTCTACCTTTTCAAAACTTATCATAGCGCTTCCCTTAATCCTTTAACCTTTGAAATCATGCTCTTCATAAGGTCATAATCGTTAGAATTTATTGCTTTTTTCCACTTTGTAAGCTCTTCAATATATCTGTCAATCAGCCGTTGAAGATTATCACTGTTATCAAAAAATATATCTGACCACATTGTAGGATTACTTTTGGCAATCCTTGTAAAATCTCTAAAACCGCCACCAGTAAATCCAAATGCCAGAGAATCCTCATTTTCTACAAAATCTATGAGAGAAAAAGCTATTAAATGCGGAAAATGGCTAATAAGACCGAAGATTTTATCATGCCTGTTAACATCCATAACATTCACTTTCATACCAATTTGGCTGTGCAAACTTTTGAGTGCTTCCAATAATTCTTTATGCTCCGCGTCTATCAAAATATGGTAAGCATTTTTAAAAATTTCTACTTCAGAGTTTTCAAAACCTGATACCTCTTTCCCTGCAATAGGATGCCCACCAACAAACTTGAGGTTTAAAGCTTCTGCTTTCTCACAAATGCTTTTCTTAGTGCTGCAACCGTCAGTAATAAATGTAGTTACCTTTTTACCCCCAAGATATTCTAAAAATTTCAAAGCCGAATTAACAGGCAAACAAATATAAATAAGATCAAGTTCAAAATTTAAAAACTCATCTTCGTTATCGGTCAGCCCTTCAAAGATAAATGACTCAGCCGCACTGCCAAGACATTCAATACTTTTATCAAACCCGTAAACTTTAATCCCTTGTTCAACAAAAGCCTTTGCAAAGGAACCACCGATAAGACCAAGTCCGGCTATCCCAATTTTATTAAAAAAAATATTTTTCAAAATAATTTATTCCTCTATATGTTTTTCGACTGTAGCAGCGATAATTTTTATCCGTTTCATCAAAATATCAAACTCTTCCGGAGTAATTGACTGATCTCCGTCACTCATAGCCTCAGATGGTTTAGGGTGCACTTCAATCATAAGCCCGTCAGCTCCCGCTGCAATTGCCGCCTGTGCCATCGGTAAAATGCAATCCCTTCTACCTGTACCATGGCTTGGGTCAACTACAATTGGCAGATGGCTCATCCCCTTAATTACAGGTACCGCTGATAAGTCTAAAAGGTTTCTTGTTTCACTGTCAAAGCTTCTTATCCCTCTTTCACAAAGAATTATATTATAATTCCCTTCCGAAGCTATGTATTCAGCTGCCATCAGAAATTCTTTAATCGTAGCACAAATCCCTCTTTTGAGCATACAAGGGATATTGGATTTTCCCACCTCTTTCAATAACCTGAAATTTTGCATATTTCTTGCACCGATCTGAATTATATCGGTATATCTCCCAACCACATCAAGATCTCTTGGGTCCATAAGCTCTGTTATTACAAGCATGTTATATTCGTCTGCAGCTTCTCTCAAGTATCTTAATCCTTCCTCTCCAAGCCCCTGAAAAGCGTATGGTGAAGTCCTTGGTTTGAAAGCCCCGCCTCTTAAAATTCTCGCACCTGATGCATGCACTCGGGAAGCTACTTCAAACAGCATCTCTCTATTTTCCACAGAGCATGGCCCCGCCATTACAACACTGTGCTTACCGCCAATTTTAAACCCTTTAATATCAAGCACAGAATCTTCTTTTTTAAATTCACTGCTGACAAGTTTAAAAGGTTTAAATACAGGGACAACTTTTTCAACTCCGGGAAAAGAGCTTAATGGCTTATCCCTTAAGACCGATTCATCCCCTACAAGCCCTATAACAGTTTTGCCTTCATTCAAATATATATGCGTCTTAAATCCGTATGAATTAAGCTTTTCTACCAAAAAATCAACGTCAGCCTGACTTACACCGTTTTTCAAAACTATAATCATAGGTTATCTTCCTAATATTTTTTTCAATTTTTCTATAAAAAATTTATTTTCTTCTTCTGTGCCTATGGACACCCTTACATATTCCGCAAGCCCTGGCCCTAAAAATCTTACAATTACCCCCTCTTTCAACAAATCATCAAATATCTTCTTACCGTCTCCAACATTTACAAGGATAAAATTAGCCTGAGTAGGGATATACTTCAAGCCAAGATTTTCAAATTCTTTATAAAGATATGCCTTGCCTTCTCTATTGGTCTTTATGGACTTTCTAAGGAAATCATTATCGTCTAACGCTGCTTCGGCAGCAATCTGAGCAAGCATATTCACATTAAAAGGCTGCCTGACTCTATTTAGCATATCGATAGCTTCCCTATCGCCCACAGCATAGCCTACCCTAAAGGCAGCAAGGCCATAAGCTTTTGAAAATGTCCTCATTACTATTAGATTCTTATATTTTTTCATTAATTTAAGGGAATTAGGATAATCATTAGCATCTACATATTCTATATAAGCCTCATCAAGTGCTACAATGATATCTTGCCGAATACTCTCGATAAAATTGATAAGAGCATCTTCACTAAAGTATGTCCCCGTCGGGTTGTTCGGATTTGCCAAAAACACTATCCTTGTTTTATCGGTAATGCTTTTTTTAAGGCTTTCAAAATCGACTTCAAACCCTTCTTTCATTTTTACCCATTCACAACTACTACCGGCAGCCTGAGCAATTATTCCGTAAACAGAGAAAGATGGTGCATAAGATAATACGGTTTCATCACCCTTCACAAATGTCCTGATTAAAAGCTCAATAATTTCGTTTGAGCCGGTGCCGAAAATAAGCTCATCTTTTCTGACTGAAAGTTTATCTGCAAGCTTCTCTCTAAGGTAATAAGCATCCCCTAAAGGATATCTATTCATTTCATCCAAACTTTTTATAATTGCCTGCTTTGCTTTTTCAGGAATCCCAAGCGGATTTTCATTGGAAGCAAGTTTAACTGCCTTTTTAATACCAAGCTCTCTTTCAAGCTCTTTTATAGGCTTGCCCGGCTGATATGGCACTAAATCTGCAATATTTTTTCCTGCTAATTTTTTGTAATCTATCATTTTTCCCCCTTTGGATATGATCCTAATATTTTAAAGAATGATACCTCATTGCTAAATTTATCTATGGCATCTTTTATCTTTTTATCTTTATAATGTCCATCTATATCTACATAAAATACATATTCCCATGCCTTCATTTTAGAAGGTCGCGATTCTATTTTTGTCATATTTATCTCATTTTCAGAAAAAGACTTTAATGCAGAATAAAGGGAGCCAGCCCTGTGAGCTACAGAAAACACAAGGGATGTTTTGTCCTTTCCTGTCATTTCAGGTTCAAAATTCCCAATAATTAAAAACCTTGTATAATTGTTTGTAAAATCTTCTATATTTTTACTTACTATCTTTAAACCGTAAACAAGCTCGGACATTTCTGAAGCAATCGCGGCAGAAGTCTCATCTTTTGAAGCAATCTCCGCAGCCTTTGCAGTCGATTCTACCTCAATAATAGGTATACTTCCGGCTTCTCTTGAAAGCCACTTACGGCACTGAGCAATTGCATGAGGGTGAGAATATATCCTCTTCATATCTTGAAGTTTGCCTGTTTTGTTCATCAAATGATGACTAACTTCCAAAAATACCTCACCGCAAATTTTCAAATTTGAGCTCATAAACATGTCAAGGGTGTGATTGACAACACCTTCAAGAGAATTTTCAATAGGGATAATACCATAGTCACATCTTTTTTTCTCCACATCTTCAAATACTTCAGGAATACTTCTTGACGGTATTAGTTTTGCGGACAAGCCAAAGTGCTTTATCCCCGCAAGGTGGGTAAAAGTACCTTCTGGCCCGAGGTATGCAATTTTTTGCACCTCTTCAAGGGAAAGTGAAGCAGAAATAATCTCCCTAAATACACTTTTTAAAGACTCATTTGGAAAAGGTCCTGGGTTAATCGCTTTCAACCTTTCATAAATGGCCTTCTCCCTTGAAGGCACATAAAGGGGCTTATTTTGAGACTGTTTGATTTTACCTATTTCAATAACACAGTGAGCCCTTTCGTTTAACAACTTAAGTATCTTTTCGTCAATATTGTCAATCTGTTGTCTTAACTCATCAATATTTTTCATATAATTTTCCCATTGCTTTTTTAGAAAAATACCAAAATGTTAAAAAATATTCAACTTTTTTTAGTCTGACACTAAAAAACAGATGATTAAAGACTAATCAAATTTAAAACACTCTTTTATAAAATTTTAAAAATATATATTACTATATAGCAGCAAAAAATTTAACAATACTTAACAGGCAATTATAAAAATTTTTAAAATAAAAATGTTATTTGTTTGCTATAATTTAATTTATTATTGACTAAAAGAAATAAATAAATATCTTAGAACTCAAGATTTAGGACATCCTCCCAATAGTAATAGATTAACTCCCCCAAACTTGCCCCTTTTCAAGGGGCATTTTATTTATCCTAAACTTTGAAAAATTTATTTAGACAGGGCTTCTACAATATCGTTTACAGTTACATCCAAAGGTATTTCAATCAATTTATCCCGACTGTGCTCACCCATCAATATGTTGACGGCACTCTTCTTCAAGTTAAGTTTTTTAGAAATAAATTTTATTAATTCTTTATTGGCGGCACCGTCTACCGGAGGGGCACTCAACTTGATTTTTATGATATCTGAATCGTAAAATCCCACACACTCAGTCTTTTTTGCAGAAGGCTGTATATGAAGCTTAATTCTCATCAGGATACGTGACAATACCGGAGTCTTTGTAGTAAGCACTGTTTAATAAAAGCGACTCCAAAGAGCCTTTTATTTTAACATCAGAAATTAATACCCCTTCATTCACAAAAAACTCCCCCTCATTTAAATTTAACAGCACATATAGGGATTCATATGGGTCATACTCCTGATAAACGGCATTTATTATATTCCCATCACTAATCATTATCTGTCCCGAATCGTTATTGGTAAGTATTTCAATAGTTAAATCTTTTTTCATCCCACACAAAAACTGCACTAACTCATGGATATCAATATTACTGACATCACCGGAGAAATTATTATCACTTAAAATATTTTCACTCTCACCAAGTATACTTTTATATACGTTGACAAAATTTTCTATCCTTTTATAGAATATTTTTGCCAAATCCACAAATTCAAGTCCGTATCTGTTATTATCCCTTATATTTTTAATTTTTGACTTTACATTCTCTATTTTCTTGCCGTTAGGTAAAGTAAAACTGATTATTATGGCATCATTCATATCAAGGGGATAACTTGTCTCAAGCAACGTACCATTCACACTTAAATCGTGTAAAACACCCGGGAATGTTTTAATGTTTTTGTAATTTACACTGCAAGCTATATTTACTGGGACACGTTTACTGCCGCGCAAAGAGTACTCCGTATAATCCTGAGGATAACTGATTAAAATTAACGATGAGTTTGGCTCTATACCTTTTATCAAGCCTGTTTCAAACTCAATAAGTTTGTCCTGAAAAAGATATCTTGCAGTAACTCTTTCATAATACTCAAATAGCTTCAAGATTTCACGTCTTGACTCAACTATAATGTACTGCCCCAAGCTCCAGCCTATAATATTTGTACCGTAAAATCTTTTTTTATCTTCCACTAAAATAAGTTCCGTACCTACAGCAAACTGCCTGAAGATATTCCCCTTTACAAACTCACTCGACCTTTTCCTCAAATAAAGCTTAAGGGTCTTATAAAGCCCGTTTATATCCTCCAACATCTTGCTCATAGTCTTTTCCATCTGAACGATGAAATAAGGATCATCAACCATAGGCTCTACTTCCTGAGCGGTCGGCTTTACTTCTTGTTCACTTTCCAAAAGTGATTTTTCTTCTATAAATTGCTCAAAAAAATCTGCGATATCGTTCTTTGGGACAGTATTTTTTGCTATAACATCTGCATAATACCGAAAAAACCTTGTAGTTTGAGAGTTAGGATAAAGTTGAACAATCGGAATCTGTCTATTAACCGACTCAGTAAAATTTTCATCATCAGGAAGCGGTCCCAAAAGATTGACCTTTATATCCAAAAACTTTTCAACAGTCTCCTTAAACTTATCAAATACATTATGTGTCTGCACTTTAGATTTGGCTTTATTCACCAGCACATCTATATTTTTATTTATATTCTTACTTTTTAATACTTTTAACATCCCATAAGCATCTTTAATAGAAGTAACTTCCGGGACAATTATCAAAATCACAGTATCAGCAAGCTTTATAAAACTAACAACTTCATCAGATACACCAGCGCCCGTATCGATAATAAGAAAATCTGCCCTTTCTTTAAGCTTTGCTATTTCACCGAGGATTTTACTTTTATTTTTACTGCTGAGGTTAGCTAATTTTGACACACCTTTCCCCGCAGGGATAATGGAAAAGTTTGGCAGTTCCTTTTTTTTCAACAATATATCTTCAATGGTAACATCTTCATCCAGTAGGTTTTCAATGGTTTTTCCAGGGACTTCGCCGAATAAAAGGTCTGCATTTCCAAGGGCTAAATCGGCATCCAACAAAAATGTATTATATCCATCTTTGGCAAGGCAAACACTAAGATTTATACAAAAATTGCTTTTTCCAACCCCTCCCTTACCGCTTGTAACAGCTAATACTTTACAATTTTTACTTTTCATAATAGAATTATAGCCTATTTTTACCAATGTTGTAAATATTTTTTAAAAAGGGTGCAGATATGCGCGTTGGGATAATTGGAGCAACCGGATACACAGGGTTTGAATTAATCAAAATATTGGCAAGACATTCGTCCGCAAAGATTTCAGCAGTTACGAGCGATAGCTCGGCAGGCAACAAAATAAGTGATTTGTATCCGTATCTTACGAAAATTTGTGATTTGACTCTTCAGTCAAATGATTATGATGACTTATCAGATAACGTAGATGTGGTATTTTTATGTTTGCCACATGGTGCTTCACAAGACGCCGCCAGTTTTTTTTACAAAAAAGGGAAATTGGTAATAGATTTAAGTGCCGATTTTAGGATAAAAGATAAAGACTTATATGAAAAAACTTATAGCACACCTCATAAGGCTACCGATATTCTTGAGCAAAGCGTTTACGGGATACCTGAATTATTTTATAATGAGATAAAACAAGCACGGCTAATTGCAAACCCGGGATGCTATCCAACATCTGTAATTGTCCCTCTGTTTCCATTACTCAAAGAGAAGGTTGTTGACAATAATTTTATCATTGCAGATTCAAAATCAGGGGTGAGCGGTGCTGGGAAAAACCCGAGTGCAAAGACACACTTTTGTGAAGTAAATGAAGATTTTAAGCCTTACGGAATTTTTTCCCACAGACACAACCCTGAAATAGATTTTATCCTTTCCAAAGCACTAAATAACACACATATCACATTCACACCACACTTACTCCCCATTAACAGAGGGATAGAAAGTACTATCTATCTTAAAAAAACAAGTAACATAAATTTAAAAACCATCCTTGAAGATTACTATAAAAACTCTATATTTGTAAGGGTAAGAAAGGACGATTCAATCCCAACTATAAAAGATGTATCCGGGACAAACTTCGTTGATATAAACATTTTTGAAGATGGAAATAGTGTTATTATAGTAAGCTGTATTGACAATCTTATTAAAGGTGCAAGCGGCCAGGCGGTGCAAAATATGAATATAGCTGCCGGCTTTGATGAAAAGGACGGACTTTTATGAAAACTCACTTTAATGAAATTAAAAATGGTGGAGTCTGCACACCCATTGGTTTCAGCTCTGCAGGCATTTCTGCTGACATTAAAGGAAAAAAGAGCACTAAAAAAGATTTAGGATTACTAATGAGCGAGTCTCCATGTGTTGTTGCCGCAACTTTTACTG
Proteins encoded in this window:
- a CDS encoding P-loop NTPase; this translates as MKSKNCKVLAVTSGKGGVGKSNFCINLSVCLAKDGYNTFLLDADLALGNADLLFGEVPGKTIENLLDEDVTIEDILLKKKELPNFSIIPAGKGVSKLANLSSKNKSKILGEIAKLKERADFLIIDTGAGVSDEVVSFIKLADTVILIIVPEVTSIKDAYGMLKVLKSKNINKNIDVLVNKAKSKVQTHNVFDKFKETVEKFLDIKVNLLGPLPDDENFTESVNRQIPIVQLYPNSQTTRFFRYYADVIAKNTVPKNDIADFFEQFIEEKSLLESEQEVKPTAQEVEPMVDDPYFIVQMEKTMSKMLEDINGLYKTLKLYLRKRSSEFVKGNIFRQFAVGTELILVEDKKRFYGTNIIGWSLGQYIIVESRREILKLFEYYERVTARYLFQDKLIEFETGLIKGIEPNSSLILISYPQDYTEYSLRGSKRVPVNIACSVNYKNIKTFPGVLHDLSVNGTLLETSYPLDMNDAIIISFTLPNGKKIENVKSKIKNIRDNNRYGLEFVDLAKIFYKRIENFVNVYKSILGESENILSDNNFSGDVSNIDIHELVQFLCGMKKDLTIEILTNNDSGQIMISDGNIINAVYQEYDPYESLYVLLNLNEGEFFVNEGVLISDVKIKGSLESLLLNSAYYKDSGIVTYPDEN
- a CDS encoding N-acetyl-gamma-glutamyl-phosphate reductase; this translates as MRVGIIGATGYTGFELIKILARHSSAKISAVTSDSSAGNKISDLYPYLTKICDLTLQSNDYDDLSDNVDVVFLCLPHGASQDAASFFYKKGKLVIDLSADFRIKDKDLYEKTYSTPHKATDILEQSVYGIPELFYNEIKQARLIANPGCYPTSVIVPLFPLLKEKVVDNNFIIADSKSGVSGAGKNPSAKTHFCEVNEDFKPYGIFSHRHNPEIDFILSKALNNTHITFTPHLLPINRGIESTIYLKKTSNINLKTILEDYYKNSIFVRVRKDDSIPTIKDVSGTNFVDINIFEDGNSVIIVSCIDNLIKGASGQAVQNMNIAAGFDEKDGLL